A DNA window from Bdellovibrio sp. BCCA contains the following coding sequences:
- the purN gene encoding phosphoribosylglycinamide formyltransferase → MRPPRIAIFASGKGSNAMALIQKAKVFSEGQVEISFVLSDKTDALVLEKAKNDGIRTYLVPKRSDKKSHEKEILGLVREHRIDWIFLAGYMRLLSADFLKTFSEWHNGASQVVNIHPSLLPAYPGVDSIARAYQDEVPLSGVSIHLVDEGMDTGLILAQESLVRNSQDSLEAWEARIHELEHRMYTGFLESLATFQRRTVYFQENP, encoded by the coding sequence ATGAGACCTCCGCGTATTGCCATTTTTGCTTCCGGTAAGGGCTCTAATGCTATGGCCTTAATTCAGAAAGCCAAAGTCTTTTCTGAAGGACAAGTCGAAATCAGTTTTGTTCTTTCAGACAAAACAGATGCACTTGTTTTAGAGAAAGCAAAAAACGACGGCATACGCACGTACTTAGTTCCTAAGAGGTCTGACAAAAAATCTCATGAAAAAGAAATCCTCGGCCTTGTGCGTGAACATCGCATAGATTGGATTTTCCTTGCGGGGTATATGCGCCTTTTGTCTGCGGATTTTTTAAAGACATTTTCAGAGTGGCATAATGGCGCCTCTCAAGTCGTCAACATCCATCCTTCTTTGCTTCCTGCCTATCCTGGGGTGGACTCTATCGCACGCGCTTATCAAGATGAGGTCCCCTTAAGCGGAGTCAGTATCCATTTAGTCGATGAAGGAATGGATACAGGTTTGATTTTAGCTCAAGAATCTTTGGTGCGAAATTCTCAGGATTCTTTAGAGGCTTGGGAAGCGCGTATTCATGAATTAGAACATCGTATGTACACAGGCTTTCTCGAGAGTCTTGCGACTTTTCAAAGAAGAACCGTTTATTTTCAGGAGAATCCGTAA
- a CDS encoding AIR carboxylase family protein has protein sequence MKIQVLFGSASDERVYGPLCRSLEKCGEVKMEVASAHRNPDRVHEIVKGCGADVFVAGAGLAAHLPGVVASLTNKPVFGIAVNGAFAGLDSFLSIVQMPKGVPVMAVTEENAGSIADLLLRWKNLPSDKIYLHWNRNLESYSPIQKALDEIQTQSGAEIIWTAAPEDRCVGEIVSPWELPKVNGLNLFLCEKVQLTSSNLALDFFAKARHAGAWVGANNIGNFVLQWKKLVETGKSAWN, from the coding sequence ATGAAGATTCAAGTTCTTTTTGGCAGTGCCAGTGATGAACGTGTGTATGGTCCTTTATGTCGATCATTGGAAAAATGTGGCGAAGTTAAAATGGAAGTCGCTTCGGCTCACAGAAATCCAGACCGAGTTCATGAAATCGTGAAAGGCTGCGGAGCCGATGTTTTTGTCGCAGGAGCAGGTCTTGCGGCTCACTTACCGGGAGTTGTGGCTTCGTTAACAAATAAACCTGTTTTCGGAATTGCAGTAAATGGAGCTTTTGCAGGGCTGGATTCATTCTTGTCTATTGTACAGATGCCAAAAGGTGTCCCAGTAATGGCGGTCACAGAAGAAAACGCCGGCAGCATTGCTGATCTGCTTTTACGTTGGAAAAATCTTCCTTCAGATAAAATCTATCTGCACTGGAATCGCAATCTGGAATCTTATTCGCCGATTCAAAAAGCCCTTGATGAAATTCAAACTCAAAGTGGGGCAGAAATTATTTGGACGGCGGCCCCAGAAGATCGCTGTGTCGGAGAAATCGTGAGCCCTTGGGAGCTACCTAAAGTCAATGGTCTTAACTTATTCCTCTGTGAAAAAGTGCAGCTGACAAGCTCCAATCTCGCTTTGGATTTTTTCGCAAAGGCCCGTCACGCCGGAGCGTGGGTTGGAGCGAACAATATCGGAAACTTTGTTCTTCAATGGAAAAAACTTGTTGAGACAGGAAAAAGCGCATGGAACTAA
- the purD gene encoding phosphoribosylamine--glycine ligase, whose protein sequence is MKVVVVGKGGREHALAKKLKESSLVTELWVCPGNPGIAQVGISCAPFESPEMIERFCLENKVSLVVVGPEAAILSDLKKNLEAQGIPCFAPSRTVAELESSKLFCKGILHDAQVPTAKCAVSYTKADAVLAVEKHDFSSPLVVKADGLAQGKGVWVCESRAKAMEAVETLGTQFGYPLLLEECLIGKELSAFALCDGRDFVLLGTACDYKRITPDPFSANTGGMGAYSPCDFISQDEEKTIRDIFAKTLTCLESKKMPYQGFLFAGLMKTDQGIYVLEYNVRMGDPETQALLPRIKTDLLKLIVSAVTHELKNQTCELSKKTSVHVVAVSQGYPQTQMLLGNPISYPEKANMASDLYFAGVSEKQNHLVNSGGRVLGVTSLADSKQAARAQAYQDMRKISFEGMYMREDIGL, encoded by the coding sequence ATGAAAGTCGTCGTCGTCGGAAAAGGCGGAAGAGAACACGCTTTAGCAAAAAAACTCAAAGAGTCTTCTTTAGTGACAGAGCTTTGGGTGTGCCCGGGAAATCCCGGTATTGCTCAAGTGGGAATTTCTTGTGCGCCTTTTGAAAGTCCAGAAATGATCGAGAGATTTTGTCTTGAAAATAAAGTCTCTTTGGTTGTTGTAGGACCCGAGGCGGCGATTCTTTCGGATTTAAAAAAGAATCTGGAGGCGCAAGGCATTCCTTGTTTTGCACCCTCTAGAACTGTCGCTGAACTGGAGTCCTCGAAACTTTTCTGTAAAGGGATTCTTCACGATGCGCAGGTTCCAACAGCAAAATGTGCGGTGAGTTACACGAAAGCCGATGCAGTTCTCGCTGTTGAAAAGCATGACTTCTCATCGCCTCTGGTTGTGAAAGCCGACGGCCTTGCGCAAGGCAAGGGTGTGTGGGTTTGTGAAAGCCGCGCGAAGGCTATGGAAGCCGTCGAAACATTGGGAACTCAGTTTGGATATCCTCTTTTATTAGAAGAATGTTTGATCGGAAAAGAACTCTCTGCCTTTGCTCTGTGTGATGGCAGAGATTTTGTTTTGTTAGGAACGGCCTGCGACTACAAGCGCATCACTCCGGACCCATTTAGTGCAAACACCGGTGGAATGGGGGCTTATAGTCCTTGTGATTTTATTTCTCAAGATGAAGAAAAAACCATCCGTGATATTTTCGCCAAGACTTTGACATGTTTAGAGTCAAAAAAGATGCCTTATCAGGGGTTTCTTTTTGCAGGTCTTATGAAAACGGATCAAGGAATTTACGTTCTCGAATACAATGTGCGTATGGGAGATCCTGAAACGCAGGCGTTGCTTCCAAGAATCAAAACGGATCTTTTAAAATTGATTGTATCTGCCGTGACTCACGAGCTTAAAAATCAAACGTGTGAACTTTCTAAGAAAACGTCAGTTCATGTCGTGGCCGTGAGCCAGGGTTATCCGCAAACACAAATGCTTTTAGGAAATCCTATTTCATATCCAGAAAAAGCAAATATGGCGTCGGACCTTTACTTTGCTGGAGTGAGCGAAAAACAAAATCATCTCGTCAATTCAGGAGGTCGCGTTTTAGGTGTTACCTCCCTTGCCGACTCCAAACAAGCGGCTCGTGCTCAGGCGTATCAGGATATGCGTAAGATTTCTTTTGAAGGCATGTATATGAGAGAGGACATCGGACTATGA
- a CDS encoding Fic family protein gives MSDFIERLSRKPTDSESAEIQKQLDILEELRQKTEDLPAEKWQEGLLRLAPFRLKSSGTLKKGDVESWQQANIYVAQKIQTDQLPSWEDIMQINALLLGKPQGTLREKRIFLGPIEACPLEDLENALDGFKEILNLKSDSNPLIQAALCQYWLVSIHPFDDANGRTSVLLTDWILGAHGYLPMSFATKLDAIVASLSDGRASATPGNAILKLINNVQRSYRLILNEAP, from the coding sequence ATGTCTGACTTTATCGAGCGTCTTTCCAGAAAACCAACGGATTCTGAATCTGCCGAGATTCAAAAGCAGTTGGATATTCTCGAAGAGCTCCGTCAAAAAACCGAAGACCTTCCCGCTGAAAAATGGCAGGAAGGTCTTTTGCGTTTAGCACCCTTTCGTCTGAAATCCTCAGGCACACTTAAAAAAGGCGACGTCGAAAGCTGGCAGCAGGCTAATATTTATGTCGCTCAAAAAATTCAGACGGATCAGCTTCCCAGTTGGGAAGACATCATGCAGATCAATGCTCTTCTTCTTGGAAAACCCCAGGGCACTTTGCGCGAAAAACGAATCTTTTTAGGCCCCATTGAAGCTTGTCCCTTGGAAGATCTAGAAAACGCTCTTGATGGTTTCAAAGAAATTTTAAATCTGAAGTCGGATTCCAATCCCTTGATTCAAGCCGCTCTTTGCCAGTATTGGCTTGTCAGCATTCATCCTTTTGACGACGCTAACGGCAGAACCTCTGTTTTATTGACCGATTGGATTCTGGGAGCCCACGGATATTTGCCCATGAGCTTTGCGACAAAACTGGATGCGATCGTTGCGAGTCTTTCGGATGGCCGGGCTTCTGCAACTCCAGGAAATGCTATTCTTAAACTTATCAACAACGTTCAACGCAGTTATCGACTGATTCTGAATGAGGCGCCTTAG
- a CDS encoding phosphoribosylaminoimidazolesuccinocarboxamide synthase has product MELIYKGSVKDLYKKESHLVFQYSNRYSIFDWGEMPDEVPYKGEALASMAASFFEYLAKKGIPSHFVSSVAANAIEVQSVNVLRPKWIEGRYDYSIYEDVPTNCLVPLEVIFRKHLGQGNSLEGRLKKNPDYLEDLGLEKIPNGEASFTPPLIEFSTKLESSDRYLTRQEIAEMEILSHEELQNLRTQTQMVAMELDKLFASFGVKLWDGKLEYAFGNKGPSGARTLLLVDSIGPDELRLTYEGLPLSKEFLRQLYRNTSWSDAVKNAKDLAQERKTQDWKAICVKELSETPKSLSKEQIEVSSLLYQSLANEIAALVGRTKPFSEEFTLKLWHQKAQKVLEKSL; this is encoded by the coding sequence ATGGAACTAATCTACAAAGGCTCAGTCAAAGATCTTTATAAAAAAGAATCCCATCTGGTTTTTCAATACAGCAATCGTTATTCTATTTTCGATTGGGGGGAGATGCCGGATGAAGTTCCCTATAAAGGAGAAGCCTTGGCTTCAATGGCAGCTTCCTTTTTTGAATACTTGGCAAAAAAGGGAATTCCGTCGCATTTTGTTTCTTCTGTTGCAGCCAATGCAATCGAAGTGCAATCAGTCAATGTTCTTCGTCCCAAGTGGATTGAAGGCCGATATGATTATTCTATTTATGAGGATGTTCCCACAAACTGTCTTGTTCCTTTGGAAGTGATTTTCAGAAAACACTTAGGGCAAGGAAATTCTTTGGAAGGGCGTCTAAAGAAAAATCCTGATTATCTTGAAGATTTGGGTTTAGAGAAAATCCCAAACGGAGAAGCCAGCTTCACTCCGCCGTTGATTGAGTTCTCAACAAAACTTGAAAGCTCGGATCGCTATTTAACTCGTCAAGAAATCGCAGAAATGGAAATTCTGTCTCATGAAGAATTGCAAAATCTGCGTACGCAGACACAAATGGTGGCGATGGAGCTTGATAAGCTCTTTGCATCGTTTGGTGTGAAGCTTTGGGATGGAAAATTAGAATATGCTTTTGGAAATAAAGGACCCTCTGGAGCACGGACGCTCCTTCTTGTAGACTCTATCGGTCCTGATGAATTGCGTTTAACTTATGAAGGCCTGCCTTTATCTAAAGAATTCCTGCGCCAGCTTTATCGCAACACTTCTTGGAGCGATGCTGTGAAAAATGCGAAAGATTTGGCGCAAGAACGAAAAACGCAGGATTGGAAAGCGATTTGCGTAAAAGAATTAAGTGAAACGCCGAAGTCTTTATCCAAAGAGCAGATTGAAGTCAGTTCATTGTTGTATCAATCCTTGGCAAATGAAATTGCAGCTCTTGTTGGAAGAACGAAGCCTTTCTCTGAAGAATTCACTTTAAAACTTTGGCACCAAAAAGCGCAGAAGGTTTTGGAGAAGTCTTTATGA
- the purF gene encoding amidophosphoribosyltransferase, translating into MCGVVGLIGEEKAGEKLYPALFALQHRGQDAAGILSYDFERSQFHLEKDLGLVEDVFTPERMQRLKGSMALGHTRYSTIGTVDKEDLQPLFLSYPYGIGMIHNGNVTNYDEVVDYLRNRKLRWTFSRNDLEILLHMTAVGLASRKELQNIPENLAASVKELLEQVQGAYSAIGMLAEQGMFAFCDANGIRPLLIGRKKKGDKYSYCFASEKQVFFGLGFEYWRDLRPGELVLVDRDLNLHSFLLSEKKARPCMFEWIYFAGSETEWHGRPVYEVRLNLGKILAEECIAKGLDVDVVAPVPDTSRAAACRLAEVLEKPYREVLIKNRYVQRSFIVNQPELRKMMVNLKLSPVESEIRGKKVLLVDDSIVRGTTSARIIRLLREAGAEKVYLASTCPPIRHPCFYGIDFPEGEALVAHKKSEEEVAKILEVDGLVFLPLNRLKEGIGLKDLCSACLDGDYPVPVSTEKFMKTRKTNIGGDGKNEVPL; encoded by the coding sequence ATGTGTGGAGTTGTTGGTCTGATCGGTGAAGAAAAAGCAGGCGAAAAACTCTATCCCGCATTATTTGCTCTTCAGCATCGCGGTCAGGACGCGGCTGGAATTCTTAGCTATGATTTTGAACGCTCGCAGTTTCATCTCGAAAAAGATTTGGGGCTGGTCGAAGATGTTTTCACTCCCGAGCGCATGCAACGCCTTAAAGGTTCCATGGCGTTGGGACACACGCGCTACTCGACAATTGGCACTGTTGATAAAGAAGATTTGCAGCCGCTGTTCTTAAGCTATCCTTATGGTATAGGCATGATTCACAACGGAAATGTCACTAATTATGACGAAGTCGTGGATTACCTTCGCAATCGCAAACTGCGTTGGACTTTCAGCCGTAACGATCTTGAAATTCTTTTGCATATGACAGCCGTAGGACTTGCTTCACGTAAAGAACTGCAAAACATTCCGGAAAATCTAGCGGCCTCCGTGAAAGAACTTTTAGAGCAAGTCCAAGGTGCCTACAGCGCTATCGGAATGCTTGCAGAGCAAGGTATGTTCGCTTTCTGTGATGCCAACGGAATCAGACCGTTGCTGATTGGACGAAAGAAAAAAGGGGATAAGTACAGTTACTGTTTTGCCTCTGAAAAACAGGTTTTTTTCGGCTTAGGCTTTGAATACTGGCGCGATCTGCGTCCTGGTGAATTGGTTCTTGTCGACCGGGATCTCAATCTTCATTCGTTTTTGTTAAGTGAGAAAAAAGCTCGTCCTTGTATGTTTGAATGGATCTATTTTGCAGGATCAGAAACAGAATGGCACGGGCGTCCTGTCTATGAAGTGCGTTTGAATTTAGGAAAAATTTTAGCGGAAGAATGTATCGCCAAGGGCCTTGATGTGGATGTGGTGGCTCCTGTGCCGGACACCTCACGTGCGGCTGCGTGTCGTTTAGCCGAAGTTTTGGAAAAACCTTATCGCGAAGTTTTAATTAAGAACCGTTATGTGCAACGCAGTTTCATAGTCAACCAACCTGAATTGCGCAAGATGATGGTGAACTTAAAACTGTCTCCGGTGGAAAGTGAAATCCGCGGGAAAAAAGTTCTTTTGGTTGATGACAGTATCGTGAGAGGTACAACTTCAGCCCGCATCATTCGTCTTCTGCGCGAAGCAGGCGCTGAGAAAGTTTATCTCGCTTCGACGTGTCCTCCAATTCGTCATCCCTGTTTTTATGGCATTGATTTCCCAGAGGGCGAAGCTCTGGTCGCTCATAAAAAGAGCGAAGAAGAAGTGGCGAAAATTCTTGAGGTCGATGGTCTTGTCTTTTTGCCGTTAAATCGTCTGAAAGAAGGCATTGGTCTTAAGGATCTTTGCAGTGCTTGTTTAGACGGTGATTATCCCGTTCCAGTTTCAACCGAAAAATTTATGAAAACCCGCAAGACAAATATTGGCGGTGATGGAAAAAATGAGGTGCCTCTATGA
- a CDS encoding phosphoribosylformylglycinamidine synthase subunit PurL: MQRISVRSLYDHSAEKALKKAFEKEAPIADLRLRRVYWLLEKKPGFGKELRLDSLMDKIFFDPIAEEIQHGFGPFNETATYVEVRFLAGVTDNLARSATEALMLFAPEFQQSWQEFGIEAHSGWGIEIHGDFSQKQIEKVLFQSLANPLLNKVESLRGAELKKNNPWQKFQTFWQAPQMEKRELLLFDLKADVLNKINQERGLALSDEEIQTIITHFSSAGVQNERARLGWNGKITEVELECLAQTWSEHCKHKIFAAEVEYSEESGNLPALGNKKITSLYKSYIQKATKDLENCGYLVSVFKDNGGIVDFDKNVNICVKVETHNSPSALDPFGGALTGILGVNRDILGCGLGAKPIANTDVFCLSKKDLFPGADSPKRPELLKDPGVIFRGVHQGVEEGGNQSGIPTINGSFYFASEFAAKPLIFVGSLGVMPKTVQGRPSEKKEIAAGDLIVVAGGRLGKDGVHGATFSSLALHDQVSSNVVQIGDSITQKRLLDFTLQARDKGWIQAITDNGAGGVSSSIGEMAQFSGGARMDLSKHPLKYDNLEYWEMLISESQERMSYAVKPAHLKQFLSLAHDMGVEASVLGEFTNSGVFEVHYAETPLASLELHFLHEGLSRMKLKAHFDGPKTYQEYHRETPKKKMPEATAEGLLTALKQVLASPNVASREPIVRYYDHEVQGATRLKPYGGKTQQGANDAGVIDLAVHGGEENNAVAVSNGLCPQYSYYDTYLMAQKAVDEAVRNLVATGVNPSRMALVDNFCWPDPIAKQSNPDASHKMAQLVRACEGLYNAAQSFKAPFVSGKDSMKNDFIGKTKSGDTVKISVPPTVLVTAIGQVPDAQKTTPGFFQKAGDEIYVLGTLTQSLCGSALAQEFTEEKVLNPEYPDLNANAALYEKIYQGIQKGYLSSCHDISEGGLMGALVESCFGNDLGADVNFNTLTWNQLWSETGSVFIVSVPPNQKTSFENHFKGHVLHLGKVTASSQLKYKFAGTEMQTPLKDIQTIWAQGVQNVYEA, from the coding sequence ATGCAAAGAATATCTGTGCGAAGTCTCTATGACCACAGTGCCGAAAAAGCTCTAAAAAAAGCCTTTGAAAAAGAAGCACCCATTGCGGATTTACGACTAAGACGTGTGTACTGGCTCCTAGAAAAAAAACCGGGATTCGGGAAAGAACTACGTTTGGATTCTTTGATGGATAAAATCTTTTTTGATCCTATCGCTGAAGAAATCCAACACGGTTTTGGTCCCTTTAATGAAACGGCTACTTATGTTGAAGTTCGTTTCTTGGCGGGAGTGACGGACAATCTTGCTCGTTCTGCGACTGAAGCGTTAATGCTCTTTGCACCAGAGTTTCAACAATCGTGGCAAGAGTTTGGGATCGAGGCGCACAGCGGTTGGGGAATTGAAATTCACGGTGATTTTTCTCAAAAACAAATTGAGAAGGTTTTGTTTCAATCGCTCGCAAATCCATTGCTCAACAAAGTCGAAAGTCTTCGTGGAGCGGAATTAAAGAAAAACAATCCATGGCAGAAATTCCAAACCTTTTGGCAAGCGCCACAAATGGAAAAGCGCGAGCTTCTTCTTTTTGATTTAAAAGCGGACGTCTTAAACAAAATCAATCAAGAGCGTGGACTGGCTTTGAGTGATGAAGAAATTCAAACGATCATCACGCATTTTTCTTCTGCAGGAGTTCAAAATGAAAGAGCTCGTCTTGGTTGGAATGGAAAAATCACTGAGGTGGAACTGGAGTGTCTGGCCCAAACATGGAGCGAACACTGCAAGCACAAGATTTTTGCTGCCGAAGTGGAATACTCTGAAGAGTCAGGTAATCTTCCTGCTCTTGGTAATAAAAAGATCACAAGCCTTTATAAAAGCTATATTCAAAAAGCGACCAAAGATCTTGAGAACTGCGGTTATCTGGTTTCGGTTTTTAAAGACAACGGCGGTATCGTTGATTTCGATAAAAACGTCAACATCTGCGTGAAAGTAGAAACGCACAACAGTCCGTCAGCTTTAGATCCTTTTGGCGGTGCACTCACGGGCATCCTCGGTGTGAATCGCGACATTCTTGGATGCGGCTTGGGCGCAAAACCCATTGCGAATACCGACGTTTTCTGCCTTTCTAAAAAAGATCTTTTCCCTGGCGCCGATTCACCAAAAAGACCCGAGTTATTGAAAGATCCCGGCGTTATCTTCCGCGGAGTTCATCAAGGCGTCGAAGAGGGCGGAAATCAAAGTGGCATTCCAACCATCAACGGAAGTTTTTATTTCGCGAGCGAATTTGCAGCGAAGCCGTTAATCTTCGTTGGCTCTTTGGGAGTCATGCCAAAAACAGTGCAGGGACGTCCCTCTGAGAAAAAAGAAATTGCGGCTGGAGATTTGATCGTTGTCGCTGGGGGCCGCTTAGGAAAAGACGGTGTTCATGGCGCGACATTTAGTTCTTTAGCATTGCACGACCAAGTCTCTTCGAACGTTGTGCAAATTGGGGATAGCATCACACAAAAACGTCTTTTGGATTTCACTCTGCAAGCTCGTGACAAAGGCTGGATTCAAGCTATCACCGATAACGGAGCAGGTGGTGTCAGTTCTTCCATTGGAGAAATGGCGCAATTTTCTGGTGGCGCTCGGATGGACTTAAGCAAGCATCCGCTGAAGTATGACAATCTTGAATATTGGGAAATGCTTATCAGTGAATCGCAAGAACGCATGTCTTATGCAGTGAAACCAGCGCATCTTAAGCAATTCCTTTCTTTAGCGCATGATATGGGCGTTGAAGCGAGCGTTCTTGGTGAATTCACAAATAGTGGCGTTTTCGAAGTCCATTATGCAGAAACGCCGCTAGCTTCTTTGGAATTGCACTTCCTTCACGAAGGTTTAAGTCGAATGAAGTTAAAAGCTCACTTCGATGGACCCAAAACATACCAGGAATATCATCGCGAAACGCCAAAGAAAAAAATGCCTGAAGCGACAGCTGAAGGTCTTTTGACAGCGTTAAAACAGGTTCTGGCGTCTCCGAACGTGGCCTCACGTGAACCTATCGTTCGTTATTACGATCATGAAGTTCAAGGAGCGACTCGCCTTAAACCTTACGGTGGAAAAACTCAACAAGGGGCCAACGATGCGGGCGTCATAGATCTCGCCGTTCATGGTGGAGAAGAAAACAACGCCGTCGCCGTTTCCAACGGCCTTTGCCCACAATACTCGTACTATGACACGTATTTGATGGCGCAAAAAGCAGTGGATGAAGCTGTCAGAAACTTAGTCGCAACAGGTGTAAATCCATCGCGTATGGCTTTGGTGGACAATTTCTGCTGGCCTGATCCTATTGCAAAGCAAAGCAATCCCGATGCTTCTCACAAAATGGCGCAATTAGTACGTGCGTGTGAAGGACTCTACAATGCGGCTCAGTCTTTCAAAGCTCCCTTTGTCAGCGGTAAAGACAGCATGAAGAATGATTTTATCGGTAAGACAAAATCAGGAGACACCGTCAAAATCTCTGTTCCGCCAACAGTGTTAGTGACAGCCATTGGTCAAGTTCCTGACGCTCAAAAAACAACTCCGGGCTTTTTTCAAAAAGCAGGTGATGAAATTTATGTTCTCGGAACTTTGACACAAAGTTTGTGCGGATCTGCTCTTGCACAAGAGTTTACTGAAGAAAAAGTGCTCAACCCGGAATATCCAGATTTAAATGCGAATGCCGCTCTTTATGAAAAAATCTATCAAGGCATTCAAAAAGGATACCTTTCATCCTGTCATGACATATCTGAAGGCGGTTTGATGGGGGCTTTGGTAGAGTCCTGCTTCGGGAATGATCTCGGTGCGGATGTAAATTTCAACACTCTGACATGGAATCAATTATGGTCTGAAACAGGGTCAGTCTTTATTGTCAGCGTTCCCCCAAATCAAAAAACGTCATTTGAAAATCATTTTAAAGGACATGTTTTGCATTTGGGAAAAGTCACAGCTTCTTCTCAGCTTAAGTACAAATTTGCCGGGACAGAAATGCAAACGCCGTTAAAAGATATTCAAACTATCTGGGCTCAAGGAGTGCAAAATGTCTATGAAGCCTAA
- a CDS encoding LysR family transcriptional regulator, with translation MLNWNFLETFVVLSENLNFSETAKILNTAQPVVSRQIKMLEENLGYALFLRSKKSVALSPEGLELKRKLGPLVEEIKRVLILDRSENSTLLKINIRMGSMYEAGQLLLLPKVAQFLEVHPESTIHVSLMSTSLVNDQVAKGILDFGFVYELSERKSVKAFAVTQDIPVMIADKKAAANWRKQERYNFIGYRENDLYLKGFLERHLNKTEMSKVRYLSSVNSHGAIIDLVRKQHGMSVIPKTSAVRAVEKGYVEIVEQDKKPQTLYLICHEQILIDKRKKVFLDYLLKQFKDAKS, from the coding sequence ATGCTCAACTGGAATTTCCTGGAAACTTTTGTGGTGCTTTCCGAGAATTTAAACTTTAGCGAGACGGCCAAAATCCTCAATACGGCGCAACCCGTGGTCTCACGGCAAATTAAAATGCTGGAGGAGAATTTAGGATATGCTCTTTTCCTGCGTTCTAAGAAAAGTGTGGCTTTGTCGCCGGAAGGCTTGGAGCTGAAGCGGAAACTCGGGCCTCTTGTCGAAGAAATCAAAAGAGTTCTAATTTTAGACAGAAGTGAAAATAGTACCCTCTTGAAAATCAATATCCGGATGGGAAGCATGTACGAGGCTGGCCAGCTTTTGCTTCTCCCTAAGGTCGCTCAGTTCTTAGAAGTTCACCCAGAGTCCACAATTCACGTCTCCCTAATGTCAACGTCCCTAGTGAATGATCAGGTTGCTAAGGGAATTCTGGATTTTGGATTTGTCTATGAGTTGAGTGAGCGCAAATCCGTGAAGGCCTTTGCGGTGACTCAGGATATCCCTGTCATGATTGCAGATAAGAAAGCTGCGGCAAATTGGCGAAAGCAGGAGCGGTATAATTTTATCGGCTATCGTGAAAACGATCTCTATTTAAAAGGGTTTCTCGAGAGACATTTAAATAAAACGGAAATGTCCAAGGTGCGCTATCTTTCCAGTGTGAACTCTCACGGCGCCATTATTGACCTAGTTCGCAAACAACATGGCATGTCCGTCATTCCGAAAACCAGCGCGGTTCGCGCCGTGGAAAAAGGATATGTAGAAATTGTTGAGCAGGACAAAAAGCCGCAGACGCTTTATTTGATTTGCCACGAACAAATATTAATAGATAAGCGTAAGAAGGTATTTCTGGATTACTTGCTGAAGCAGTTCAAAGACGCAAAGAGTTGA